A single Nicotiana tabacum cultivar K326 chromosome 5, ASM71507v2, whole genome shotgun sequence DNA region contains:
- the LOC107822946 gene encoding uncharacterized protein LOC107822946 — protein sequence MSVFGGDSWAREAQNRKRRIDELMAENISSSAYKKLSSGKFACLVCPHSPVLDTHLMLSAHIKGSHHRAAESRLEEIELGRQDEINKRIALSECGTATSSTLTPSQLCRSASKPLIDRARKAASDILHQKLEQSTASRVDEIKCNKGDSTSCLTNKRNSQSVQIGVTTNQIIMPHVYDRERQEKELKFTSAGWKRDGHGKWYKDENVEFDSDEEDPNLSLP from the exons ATGAGTGTATTCGGAGGAGATAGCTGGGCGAGGGAAGCGCAGAACAGGAAGAGAAGAATCGATGAATTGATGGCGGAAAACATCAGTTCTTCAGCTTATAAGAAGTTGTCCAGCGGCAAATTCGCCTGTCTCGTTTGCCCTCACAGTCCCGTCCTCGACACCCATCTCATGCTCTCT GCACATATTAAAGGGTCTCATCATCGAGCAGCAGAGtcaagacttgaggaaatagaaTTAGGTAGGCAAGATGAGATAAACAAGAGAATAGCCTTGTCAGAATGTGGTACTGCCACCTCGAGCACCTTGACACCCAGCCAATTGTGTAGATCAGCAAGCAAACCATTAATTGACCGCGCAAGGAAAGCTGCTTCTGACATACTTCATCAAAAGTTGGAGCAAAGTACTGCTTCTCGAGTGGATGAGATCAAATGCAACAAGGGTGACAGTACAAGTTGCCTAACTAATAAAAGGAATAGTCAATCTGTTCAAATAGGAGTCACAACAAATCAAATTATCATGCCTCATGTGTACGACCGGGAACGACAAGAGAAGGAGCTTAAGTTCACATCTGCTGGCTGGAAGCGTGATGGCCATGGGAAGTGGTATAAGGATGAAAAT GTTGAGTTTGACTCAGATGAAGAAGATCCTAATCTCTCTCTTCCATGA
- the LOC107822938 gene encoding uncharacterized protein LOC107822938, with translation MAFVKAQAFLLLAVFSCMFAIGLANYDFNWGPRNWNKTDCPYTHPPNATQTSNRFIVGGSENWHYGFNYMDWARMSAPFFVNDTLVFKFDPPNANGTGFPHSVYLLPNYRSFNKCDFRRAKRIADPTQGAGEGFEFVLKKMQTYYFACGEHQGIHCKTGNMKFAVMPLKHWRF, from the exons ATGGCATTTGTTAAGGCACAAGCATTTCTCTTACTTGCAGTATTCTCATGCATGTTTGCTATTGGTTTAGCCAACTATGACTTCAACTGGGGTCCTAGAAACTGGAACAAAACCGATTGCCCTTATACTCATCCACCAAATGCTACTCAAACTTCCAATAGATTCATTGTTGGAGGTTCAGAAAATTGGCATTATGGCTTCAACTACATGGATTGGGCTCGAATGAGTGCTCCTTTCTTTGTTAATGACACCTTAG TGTTCAAGTTCGATCCACCAAACGCAAATGGTACCGGATTTCCACACAGTGTTTACTTACTACCAAACTATAGGAGCTTCAACAAGTGCGATTTCAGGAGGGCTAAAAGGATAGCAGATCCAACTCAAGGTGCTGGTGAAGGATTTGAGTTTGTGTTGAAGAAAATGCAGACTTATTATTTTGCTTGTGGAGAGCACCAAGGCATCCATTGCAAGACTGGGAATATGAAATTTGCTGTGATGCCACTCAAACATTGGCGTTTCTGA
- the LOC142181282 gene encoding delta(24)-sterol reductase-like, giving the protein MSDLEVPLRPKRKKNLVDYLVQFRWIIVIFFVLPLSFLYYFSIYLGDVRSDCKSFKKRQKEHDDNVKKVVKRLKERNASKDGLVCIARKPWVAVGMRNVDYKRARHFEVDLSPFRNVLDIDKERMVARVEPLVNMGQISRVTVPMNLSLAVVAELDDLTVGGLINGYGIEGSSHIYGLFSDTVVSYEIILADGQVVRATKDNEYSVLFYAIPWSQGTLGVLVSAEIKLIPIKEYMKLTYKPVVGNLQEIAQAYIDSFAPRDGDQDNPDKVPDFVETMVYNPTEAVCMTGRYASKEEAKQKGNVINSVDWWFKPWFYQHAQTALKRGEFVEYIPTREYYHRHTRCLYWEGKLILPFGDQWWFRYLLGWLMPPKVSLLKATQGEAIRNYYHDMHVIQDLLVPLYKVGDALEWVHREMEVYPIWLCPHRLYRLPLKTMVYPEPGFELHRRQGDTPYAQMYTDVGVYYALGPVLRGEVYDGAEAVRQLENWLIENHGFQPQYAVSELTEKNFWRMFDGSLYEHCRKKYRAIGTFMSVYYKSKKGKKTEKEVQDAEQETAELETPEVDETAD; this is encoded by the coding sequence ATGTCGGATCTTGAGGTTCCCCTTCGTCCCAAGAGGAAGAAGAATTTGGTGGACTATCTTGTCCAATTCAGATGGATCATCGTTATCTTCTTCGTCCTTCCTCTCTCCTTCCTGTATTACTTCTCCATATATTTAGGGGATGTTAGGTCTGACTGCAAATCTTTCAAGAAGCGGCAGAAGGAGCATGACGATAATGTTAAGAAGGTTGTGAAGCGTCTAAAAGAGAGGAATGCATCTAAGGATGGTCTTGTCTGCATTGCTAGGAAGCCTTGGGTTGCTGTTGGAATGAGAAATGTGGACTACAAACGTGCTCGTCATTTTGAAGTTGATCTTTCTCCATTTAGAAACGTCCTTGACATCGACAAGGAGCGAATGGTTGCCAGAGTTGAGCCTCTAGTCAATATGGGCCAAATATCTAGAGTTACTGTCCCTATGAATCTCTCCCTTGCAGTTGTCGCTGAGCTTGATGATCTAACTGTTGGCGGTCTGATCAACGGCTACGGGATTGAAGGAAGCTCTCACATTTATGGACTGTTCTCCGACACTGTTGTGTCATATGAGATTATTCTAGCGGATGGGCAGGTAGTTAGAGCTACAAAGGACAATGAATATTCTGTTCTTTTCTATGCTATACCATGGTCTCAAGGGACATTGGGGGTTCTCGTTTCAGCTGAGATCAAGCTCATTCCTATCAAGGAATACATGAAACTTACTTACAAACCAGTAGTTGGTAATCTGCAAGAGATTGCACAGGCTTATATAGATTCTTTTGCACCTAGAGACGGAGATCAGGATAATCCTGACAAGGTTCCAGATTTTGTAGAAACCATGGTGTACAATCCCACAGAAGCTGTTTGCATGACCGGTAGATATGCTTCGAAAGAAGAGGCCAAGCAGAAGGGCAATGTGATCAACAGTGTCGATTGGTGGTTCAAACCATGGTTTTACCAGCATGCTCAAACTGCACTGAAGAGAGGGGAATTTGTAGAGTATATTCCAACTAGGGAATACTACCACAGGCACACAAGGTGCTTGTATTGGGAAGGGAAACTTATCCTTCCATTTGGCGATCAGTGGTGGTTTAGGTATCTTCTAGGATGGCTCATGCCGCCCAAGGTTTCTCTACTTAAAGCCACTCAAGGTGAGGCCATTAGGAACTATTACCATGACATGCATGTCATTCAGGATTTGCTTGTTCCTCTTTACAAGGTTGGAGATGCTCTCGAGTGGGTCCACCGTGAGATGGAGGTGTATCCCATCTGGCTCTGCCCACACCGACTCTACAGGCTGCCATTGAAAACCATGGTGTATCCTGAACCAGGGTTTGAGCTGCACCGCAGGCAAGGTGACACACCATATGCTCAAATGTACACCGATGTTGGTGTCTACTATGCTCTCGGACCTGTTTTGAGGGGTGAGGTCTATGATGGTGCAGAGGCAGTCCGTCAGTTGGAGAATTGGTTGATCGAAAACCATGGATTTCAGCCACAATATGCTGTCTCCGAGCTGACAGAGAAGAACTTCTGGAGGATGTTTGATGGCAGCCTATATGAGCACTGCAGGAAAAAGTACAGAGCCATCGGAACATTCATGAGCGTGTACTATAAGTCCAAGAAAGGAAAGAAGACGGAGAAGGAGGTGCAAGATGCTGAGCAAGAAACAGCTGAACTTGAGACCCCAGAAGTTGATGAGACCGCGGATTGA